The sequence below is a genomic window from Lolium perenne isolate Kyuss_39 chromosome 7, Kyuss_2.0, whole genome shotgun sequence.
ggcaccagaaaatagttgatactacttctaatggcatataggaccgagtgagtatttgatgatgaaagatggaccgggattcccagctatctacactagtggtaactctccaataacaagtgacaagtgttgggtgaacaatttacagttgggcaattgataggattgaaatagcattaagacagaacatcaagtctattaattatgtaggcatgttttccatatatagtcatacgtgctcgcaatgagaaacttgcataacatcttttgtcctaccagccggtggcagccgggcctcaagggaatctactggtaattaaggtactccttttaatagagcaccggagcaaagcattaacacttggtgaaaacatgtgatcctcatatctaagccttcccctccagttatcccagttgctgtcattctggggcctcgggttccagacatagacacgtgcaaacaacttgtagatacaatctaagcaataattatagagcttaaatctaagatcatgccactcgtgcactagtgacaagaattaaacacaacaagattgcagcaacaataacttcacaaacttatatagatagactgatcataatgtaacaattcatcggatcccaataaacacaacaccgattacatcagatggatctcaatcatgtaaggcagctcatgagatcattgtattgaagtacatgagagagagagtaccaactagctacagctagaacccgtagtccatgggggaactactcacggagcatgatggaggcggtggcgtcgatggagaaggcttccgggggcacttccccgtcccggctgcGTGCCGGAaccgagattctgtcccccgaaacggagtttcgcgatggcggcggcgcccctggagtcgttCTGGAGTATGGctgattgttgtagggttttcgcatcgcgagggattatataggcgaagaggcggcgcgagggggtgcccggggggcccaccccatagctgggcgcgcccccctccttggccgcgccgccaggtggtgtggggcccccttggcccctccCCGTCTCTcgttcggtgttctgggtccgtctcggtaaaataggaggttcggcttttatttcgtcgaattccgagaatattgcccgaacagcttttctggaaccaaaaacaggagaaaacaggaactgccacttcagcatcttgttaataggttagtcccggaaaatgcataaaaacattataaagtgtgagcaaaacatgtaggtattgtcataaaactagcatgaaacatcagaaattatagatacgttggagacgtatcagcgctccATCCATATTTTGGGCCCACATTCAACAGAAGCTCTAAACTTTGGAGGTTTGGAGCCGTAAAAATTCGTAGTTGTTTCTGCGTACGACTTATACAGCACGCTTCGCGGTAGACATAGTGCATGATATAGCGCTTTTGTCCAAAGCTGTATTTTACAGCGCCGGTTGCAGCACCTGTTGGGGCATCATTTTGCATCCCCGCGCTAAATCAGTCACTTTTTGAATACAGCGCGGGATAGAGCGCCTGTTGAAGATGCTCTAACGCGTCAACACAAaccggattcagctgctggactcGCTACCCTTTCCAAGATCGACCGACGGCCTCCTAACAGGCTCCGGCAGGCCGTATGGAGACGCCGGCAGAGCATCTTCTATTTGAAGATGCTGATTCTACACCGGCGTTTTCATACGTTAGCTTTAATAGAAATTTAAATTTATTAAGAGCATCACCATCAGCGCCTCCCAAATAGTTGTGGGGACGCCAGCAGCGCATTCTTtatttggggacgctgctcccacacAGGCGCCTCTCATACGGTGGTccccaaaacgttttttttctttttacaatattttgaaacaagATATCAATCATATTTTATTCATATTACATTCAATAATTCATACAATAacacaaatagtacttaaattattcatacaaccaaacaaatagtacttaaattttCATACAATCAAATAAATGGAAATTAAATATTCATACATTCAAACAAATATAAATTAAACCATGCATTGTTGGTGGTTCCTCTCCTCGTCCACAAATGCGCAGCTAGATCCGCATGAAGCTGTGCATGTACACCTGCATATCGAATTTCATTGTGCATATGAAGAAAAGCGGCAAATTCTAGGGGTTAATGCTCTACCTGAGCAAGTAAcccttgataatcaaatggttgATTATCCTGCACAAGTTCGTCGCACTCGCTCTCAATGATCATATTGTGCATAATCACACAAACGTTCATCACCTCTCACATCTGAGACTCAGACCAAGTGAGAGTAGGGTACCTGACAACGGCTAAATGCTGCTGAAGCACCCCAAAAGCACGCTCAACGTCCTTGCGAGCTGCTTCCTGGCATGTCGCAAAGTAAGCGCCCATCTCGTTTGCTGGAGCCGGggttgtcttcacaaatgtagcataagtcagatagataccatcagctagatagtaccccttATTGTATATGTGGCCTCAAAGTTCACAACAGTAGCTTATCCCTCGGCTAGCCtggcaaacaccggagagcgttgcaacacgttgatatcattgtttgttcctgccatgccaaaaaatgcatgccaaatccaaaGGTCATGGTCTGCCACCGCCTCAAGAATGACACTGCACTCACCAATATGCCCCTTGTAGATCTCCTACCAAGCAAAAGGGCAATTCTTCTAGCCCCAGTGCATACGGTCAATGCTTTCGAGCATTCCAGGAAACCCTCTTGCTGCATTTTTTTTGCAGGATCCGAGTTATATCATATGTCCTTGGTGCTCTCGAATAGTCTTTGGCAAACACCATTGTgacggctcggcaaaacttgtagagAGTCTCTATACATGTCAACTCTTCCATCCGTAGGTAGGCGTTTGTTGTATCTGGAGGAGCTCTGTATGCAAGACATCGCATTGCATCATTGCACTTCTCAATTGAGGTGAAGCCCCACAAACCTCTGCCATCTTGCTTGGTCATGAAGTAGTTGTCGTACTTCCTGACGCCGTAGACAATCTTCAAGAACAgctccttgttcatcctaaaccaGCACCGAAATTCCTTCGATGTCGTCGTTGAAGTAGTCGGCGTCAAGCAACATTGCGCCGTCTTGACCATGCTGAttgatgttcctcctcttgcATGGCTTTGATCCGCTGCGCCGAGGCACGACGAAGAAAGGCTGGCGAACGCGCAACATGCTCATCAGaattagttgttgttgttgccgccGGACAACCTCTGCGTTCTGCTCCTCCGTTGcaccatcatctcgtcgtcgctgtccatcGCGGAAATCGaacgaacaccttgcgggcggggCGCTTGTGTCGCGGTGGCGGCGAGCTCTGTTCCGGTCGAAACAGCGGCCGCCGATCGAGGGTGTGGCGGCCGTGTTGATGGACGTCGGTTCCTTGACAGGCGGtggtgtctattgcaagcaggggTGCAGCGGCGAAGGCGACGGTGAcgatctagaggggtgggagtcggcTGGGACGTGGGTAGGAGGTTGGGAAATTGGTGCGTCTGTTGCCATGCAGAGCACACGCTCATTTTCGgacgtgccgcgaggcgccggcgcgcttTATTCGCGCCCTACGCGAAGGGGCTGGCACGGGGATGACActcttctattgggctcgaaaactagCCGGTGCCTTTTGGGacgcaccggtgcgagcccaaaaaccacgccggcccccaaatcgctatcggggACGCTATGGGGCACGccgatggagatgctctaagacatTTGAAAACTATATTCATATGAAATTCATACGGAATTTATACAATAGTAACTTGattttaaactaaaaaaaaataTCTAGCAGCGGCGTGCGTCGAAGGTGCTGAAGTCGAGGTTGTtgccgtcgtcgccgtcgtcgctggATGGCCCGAAGGACCAGTCGTCGTCGTCCTACTCTTCCTTTGGCGCTGGCAGCTCAGAAGATCTGGCAAGGTCAACGAAGTTGGCGCCGTGGTCCCTGGCGGACCACACTGCCACCTGTGACGGTTCCATCGTGATCTGCTGGTAGTCCTCGTCGACGGAGCGGCCGAGGATGAAGTTCTGGCCGAGGAATTCATCCGGGTCGTTgccacctgatacgtctcaaacgtatctataattacttatgttccatgctagttttatgataatacctacatattttgttcacactttatgtcattattatgcattttccggaagtaacctattgacaagatgccgaagtgccagttcctgttttctgctgtttttgatttcagaaatcctagtaaggaaatattctcggaattggacgaaatcaacgcccagtatcttataattccatgaagcttccagaacaccggagaggggccagaggagaggcccagggccaccacacatggtggcgacgcggcccaagggggggcgcgcccccctagtgtgtggtcccaccagggcccctctgaggctgcccttccgcctacttaaggactccgtcgcgaaaaccctaaaagaataagccacgggacgagaaaagttacgcagccatcgccatcgcgaagccaagttcgggggacagaagtctctgttccggcacgccgccgggacggggaattgcccccggaaggcatctccatcaacaccaccgccatcttcatcaccgctgctgtctcccatgatgaggagggagtagttctccctcgaggctaagggttgtaccggtagctatgtggttcatctctctctcccatgtgatctttatgtgatcatgagctttgtgatctagttgaatatcatctatgtgctactctagtgatgttattaaagtagtctattcctccttcatgatgtaatggtgacagtgtgtgcatcatgtagtacttggcgtaggttatgattgtaatcttttgtagattatggagctaactattactatgatagtattgatgtgatctattccccctttcatagctattggtgaaggtgtgtatgctatgttagttctcagtctaaattgcaatgatctattatgctctaaaggttacttaaatatgaacaccgaatgttgtggcgcttgttaactccggcttgagggagctcttgtagccctacacaatgaatggtgtttgttatcaaacaagagtatatgtagcacaagtgaggagaagttatttatttattatgtgatcaatgttgagagtgtccactagtgaaagtaggatccctaggccttgtttccaatactgcaaacaccgcttacttactgttctattgcatgtttacttgctgccatattttattcagattgctattaccactcatatacatccatactacttgtatttcactatctcttcgccgaactagtgcgcctatacatctgacaagtgtattgggtgtgttggggacacaagagacttcttttatcgtgattgcagggtttcttgagagggatatctttgacctcttcctccctgagttcgataaaccttgggtgatccacttaagggaaaacttactgctgtttgatggcgtgtaactcacacgttcgttgggaaccccaagaggaaggtatgatgcgcacagcagcaagttttccctcagaaagaaaccaaggtttatcgaaccaggaggagccaagaagcacgttgaaggttgatggcggcgggatgtagtgcggcgcaacaccagggattccggcgccaacgtggaacctgcacaacacaaccaaagtactttgccccaacgaaacagtgaggttgtcaatctcaccggcttgctgtaacaaaggattaaccgtattgtgtggaagatgattgtttgcagaaaacagtagaacaagtattgcagtagattgtatttcagtaaagagaattggaccggggtccacagttcactagaggtgtctctcccataagacaaacagcatgttgggtgaacaaattacagttgggcaattgacaaataaagagagcatgaccatgcacatacatatcatgatgagtatagtgagatttaattgggcattacgacaaagtacatagaccgccatccaactgcatctatgcctaaaaagtccaccttcaggttatcatccgaaccccctccagtattaagttgctaacaacagacaattgcattaagtattgcgcgtaatgtaactagtgactacatccttgaacatagcactaatgttttatccctagtggcaacagcacatccataaccttagaggttcttgtcacccctccagattcacggagacatgaacccactatcgagcataaatactccctcttggagttactagcatcaacttggccagagcatctactaataatggagagcatgcaagatcataaacaacacatagatataactttgataatcaatataacaagtattctctattcatcggatcccaacaaacgcaacatatagaattacagatagatgatcttgatcatgttaggcagctcacaagatccgacaatgatagcacaatggggagaagacaaccatctagctactgctatggacccatagtccaggggtagactactcacacatcacaccggaggcgaccatggcggcgtagagtcctccgggagatgattcccctctccggcagggtgccggaggcgatctcctggatcccccgagatgggatcggcgttggcggcgtctctggaaggttttccgtatcgtggctctcggtactgggggtttcgtcacggaggctatttgtaggcggaagggcaggtcaagaggcggcacgggggccccacaccacaggccggcgcggccaagggggggggctgcgccgccctagggtgtggccccctcgtggcccctcttcgtctctccttcggacttctggaagcttcgtggaaaaataggcccctgggctttgatttcgtccaattccgagaatatttccttactaggatttctgaaaccaaaacagcagaaaaca
It includes:
- the LOC139833653 gene encoding uncharacterized protein; its protein translation is MNKELFLKIVYGVRKYDNYFMTKQDGRGLWGFTSIEKCNDAMRCLAYRAPPDTTNAYLRMEELTCIETLYKFCRAVTMTTPAPANEMGAYFATCQEAARKDVERAFGVLQQHLAVVRYPTLTWSESQM